From a single Populus trichocarpa isolate Nisqually-1 chromosome 17, P.trichocarpa_v4.1, whole genome shotgun sequence genomic region:
- the LOC7496657 gene encoding LOW QUALITY PROTEIN: methyl-CpG-binding domain-containing protein 9 (The sequence of the model RefSeq protein was modified relative to this genomic sequence to represent the inferred CDS: inserted 1 base in 1 codon), with protein MKLTTDSSDITSRSPLGIDLNEIPSTSTSSPPENSLDVVLSFHENPDPAPGMAAGLRAEGSMCGACGKPEVRGQVVVCDGCERGFHLGCAGRQAINSAEWLCGECLSGGVKSKRWPLGVKRILDINASPPSDAEDELLSNLRKHTQSQGDNSFGAPPLTYSNLFYTGYGLLSDVMRPMQTADTSAEGAGMSFPQGSLRSRNNTTIRLLSRNPSEIFLQGLREFISERHGVLEEGWSVEFKHSISNYDLYAVYCSPDGKTFHSMSEVACHLGLMPNRNSIDTDSTSYVSPSPQETLHLPRKSKSKRCSLTNVFSEHKTTLVSGYCKELFSNGQSIEINNANLGEVRESEMQGDGISDFQPSNEGLPVQFEDFFVLSLGKIDVRPTYHNASLIWPVGYRSCWHDKITGSIFLCEVSDGGDSGPVFKVRRVSCSLLPVPQGLTVLCRTNFGQYSSHNNQDCHHMIFHNIDCESDDNIELILADPAPPSYDDVLTCLQGSSNRTSEIMQTSSFDSRSENFLFSDKVLGEEIGEISVEERSSTSAWTVISQKLVDAYSEIHRQRGTLKVSCNHADNEMGSPGLYTKNENSNASSASLAKFCSCPNFVGIPLECQGELEAFSSTLSEWLDQDRFGLDTEFVQEMIEQLPGAKACLKYEFLINRGHYSVSPTVGNGFLMAKRKSRSESDALFQRSKKARLAKEILGDYQYPAGRPLCSRLPPVLVGDFYQVLELLWRFHEILGLKEPLSLEELEEELINPWSNLSHLLKNLENKVHGSEAIDFYEADSMSGLNSFLPDKSGMTVCEGNSHACVNDEGCRMGVKDGGQATVASVTHISRSGVASTNAHCSLLGMLISELQCKIAPLVDPNFDSGETKSKRGRRKDADSSAPTRRNNLNMLPINELTWPELARRYILAVLTMDGNLESAEITGREMGRVFRCIQGDGGVLCGALTGVAGMEADALFLAEAXKKVFGSLSRKKDFLSIEDETADTSCDHENNNMKDGNIPEWAQVLEPVRKLPTNVGARIRKCVYDALEKCPPEWAKTRLEHSISKEVYKGNASGPTKKAVLSVLADVLTGVQQKAVKTNKKKISIPISDIIMKQCRIVLREAAAADDAKVFCTLLGRNLRNSCDTDDEGLLGSPAMVSRPLDFRTIDLRLAAGAYGGSHESFLEDVRELWSHVRMAFREQGDLVELAETLSQNFESLFEKEVVTLVKKFEGYAKLDHISAEIKKELDDFLASIHEVPKAPWDEGVCKVCGVDKDDNSVLLCDTCDAEYHTYCLNPPLARIPEGNWYCPSCVVSKHVVQEASGISQVIGIVHCKKYQGEITHVYLEKLSHLSVTMKEKEYWEFSVDERIYLLKFLCDELLNSGLIRQNLEQCAETTNELQQKLRAFSMEWKTMKSKEEFLASRAADMDGSAVGEVGLKEALASAIPNQPKQAGQQPDVSDGPSHCSSFGHDVPALNGGQDGTRINGFDKYPSVSSSGKNHSCNSQTVNHTDTKEQVNDPLAVVDGSKLPSRENEKSSGPNNLSQIIGDMDEIQFQGNLQGYAGRGTSLLPPPDVGFGTALEENSRVSQHVPPVAINESEGFNLELSAVKNDLLHLQNSISRIQSQLLKLSVRREFLGSDSRGRLYWASTGRGSDQRVIVDGSLTLQQRNSDQFGTRLNLEEQKTFFPFQCTSNNVLAMCSPCVSYETEEEIEQLISWLKDDVQKERELKESISQCLKQRFQETRQARDLVQEEHQALSVITNNNNTAFANYLVTKAAMFLEKKYGPLVELHTSDKLVKRARVTGEGKMYRCDCLEPILPSRHHCLSCHRTFSDDIEFNEHNGGRCNLITPANAKSEYISGFVKVKGNMKSQTTQKVPISEMDVVETSRSGSSGLGSRLIKSQNEGICPYDFSEISSKFVTEDSNKELVHKIGLIGSNGVPSFITSLSSDLNHSMSMLICHGENNGVVGDELSIDGRMVVSKGKKSESSAALDNIYDNSSWKSVANEISKVSKTEKPPPGHVEHRKKKSSSNKHFPEIGAGFCCVVPRSSLRPLAGNVLHILRRLKINLLDMEAALPEEALKPSKVHLDRRLAWRVYVKSAGSIYEMIQATIILEEMIKTDYLRNEWWYWSSFSAAAKTSTIASLALRIYSLDAVIVYEKATPNLDSTNSLKPVGMLDKKPLPGLDLTDKSKVSRKSNKKRKEPE; from the exons ATGAAACTCACAACCGATTCAAGCGATATAACGAGTCGCTCCCCTCTAGGCATCGATCTCAATGAGATCCCCTCCACTTCGACCTCTTCTCCTCCAGAAAATTCATTGGATGTGGTGCTGTCCTTTCACGAGAACCCAGACCCGGCGCCGGGAATGGCTGCTGGGTTGCGGGCCGAGGGATCGATGTGCGGGGCATGCGGAAAGCCGGAGGTGCGGGGTCAAGTGGTTGTTTGTGACGGTTGCGAGCGTGGTTTCCACCTAGGTTGCGCTGGAAGGCAAGCTATTAATTCGGCGGAATGGCTATGTGGAGAGTGCCTTAGTGGCGGCGTTAAGAGCAAACGTTGGCCATTAGGTGTTAAACGGATTTTGGACATCAACGCTTCGCCACCAAGCGATGCCGAGGATGAATTGCTTTCAAATTTGAG GAAGCACACTCAGAGTCAGGGTGATAATTCTTTTGGTGCCCCCCCTCTCACATATTCAAATCTTTTCTACACCGGGTATGGATTATTGTCAGACGTAATGCGTCCTATGCAAACTGCAGATACAAGTGCTGAGGGTGCAGGGATGAGTTTCCCTCAAGGAAGCCTTAGAAGCAGGAATAATACAACCATTAGATTATTGTCTCGCAATCCTAGTGAGATTTTCTTGCAGGGTCTCAGAGAATTCATTTCTGAAAGGCATGGTGTTCTGGAAGAAGGTTGGAGTGTCGAATTTAAACATTCTATCAGTAATTATGACCTCTATGCAGTTTATTGCTCTCCAGATGGAAAGACTTTTCACTCGATGTCTGAGGTTGCTTGCCATCTTGGCCTGATGCCTAATCGTAATTCAATCGACACGGACTCAACAAGTTACGTGTCTCCCTCTCCGCAGGAAACTTTGCATCTACCCAGAAAGAGCAAGTCCAAAAGATGTTCACTTACCAATGTTTTTTCTGAACATAAAACAACTTTGGTGAGCGGCTACTGCAAGGAGCTTTTTTCCAATGGTCAAAGTATTGAAATTAACAACGCTAACCTTGGTGAAGTTAGAGAATCTGAGATGCAAGGAGATGGCATATCTGATTTCCAGCCATCTAAT GAAGGACTTCCTGTCCAGTTTGAAGActtctttgttctttctttgGGAAAAATCGATGTGAGACCTACATATCATAATGCTAGCCTGATTTGGCCTGTAGGTTATAGATCCTGTTGGCATGATAAGATTACTGGATCCATTTTTTTGTGTGAAGTGTCAGATGGCGGTGATTCTGGACCTGTTTTCAAGGTTAGGAGGGTCTCATGCTCATTGTTGCCTGTTCCTCAGGGGCTAACTGTTCTATGTAGGACAAACTTTGGCCAGTATAGTAGTCACAATAACCAAGATTGTCATCATATGATTTTCCACAATATCGATTGCGAAAGTGATgacaatattgagttgattcttGCAGACCCTGCCCCGCCATCATATGATGATGTTCTAACCTGTCTTCAGGGCAGTTCAAATAGAACATCGGAGATTATGCAAACTAGCTCCTTTGATAGCAGGTCTGAAAACTTTTTGTTCAGTGATAAAGTATTAGGAGAGGAGATTGGTGAGATTTCAGTGGAAGAGCGTTCCTCAACTTCAGCATGGACAGTGATATCTCAGAAATTAGTGGATGCTTACTCTGAAATACATAGACAGCGAGGTACTCTTAAGGTCTCCTGCAACCATGCAGATAATGAAATGGGTTCACCAGGCTTGTATACCAAGAATGAAAATAGCAATGCAAGTTCTGCCTCATTAGCCAAATTTTGCAGCTGTCCCAACTTTGTTGGAATCCCATTGGAATGCCAGGGTGAACTTGAGGCTTTCTCTTCTACATTATCAGAATGGCTGGATCAGGATAGATTTGGGTTGGACACAGAATTTGTTCAAGAAATGATAGAACAGCTCCCTGGTGCAAAAGCCTGTTTGAAGTATGAATTTCTGATTAATAGGGGTCATTATTCTGTGTCTCCAACTGTTGGAAATGGATTCTTAATGGCTAAAAGAAAAAGTAGATCAGAATCAGATGCTTTATTTCAAAGATCCAAAAAAGCCAGGTTGGCTAAAGAGATTTTGGGGGATTATCAATATCCTGCTGGGAGGCCTTTGTGTTCCAGGCTCCCTCCTGTACTTGTTGGTGACTTTTATCAG GTATTGGAGTTATTGTGGCGCTTCCATGAAATATTGGGTTTGAAAGAGCCTCTTTCCTTAGAGGAACTTGAAGAAGAACTTATCAATCCATGGTCTAATCTTTCTCATCTTCTAAAGAATCTTGAGAACAAGGTCCATGGTAGTGAAGCCATAGATTTTTATGAAGCAGATAGTATGAGTGGACTAAACTCATTTTTACCTGATAAATCTGGCATGACAGTTTGTGAGGGTAATTCACATGCATGTGTTAATGATGAAGGATGTAGGATGGGAGTGAAGGATGGAGGCCAAGCTACAGTTGCATCTGTTACCCACATCAGTCGCAGTGGTGTAGCTTCGACTAATGCACATTGCTCGTTGTTAGGTATGCTAATAAGTGAGCTACAATGCAAGATTGCTCCACTAGTAGATCCAAATTTTGATTCTGGGGAGACAAAATCAAAACGGGGAAGGAGGAAAGACGCAGATAGCTCAGCTCCAACAAGAAGAAATAACCTCAATATGCTCCCTATTAATGAATTGACTTGGCCAGAATTAGCCAGGAGATACATCTTAGCAGTCTTAACTATGGATGGTAATCTTGAATCTGCTGAGATTACTGGTCGTGAAATGGGCAGAGTGTTTCGCTGCATACAAGGTGATGGTGGGGTGCTTTGTGGCGCTCTTACTGGAGTTGCAGGCATGGAAGCAGATGCACTT TTTCTTGCAGAGG ACAAAAAAGTTTTTGGTTCTTTGAGCAGAAAAAAGGATTTTCTTAGCATAGAGGATGAAACAGCTGATACAAGTTGTGATCATGAAAATAATAACATGAAAGATGGTAACATCCCAGAGTGGGCACAGGTGCTGGAACCTGTTAGAAAGCTACCCACTAATGTAGGAGCTAGAATCAGAAAGTGTGTTTACGATGCTCTGGAGAAATGTCCACCAGAATGGGCAAAAACAAGATTGGAACATTCAATTAGTAAGGAAGTGTACAAGGGCAATGCATCAGGACCTACAAAG AAAGCTGTGCTTTCAGTGCTAGCAGATGTATTAACTGGAGTCCAGCAAAAAGCGGtcaagacaaataaaaagaaaatatctatACCTATTTCTGACATTATAATGAAACAATGTCGTATTGTATTGCGGGAAGCTGCTGCCGCGGATGATGCAAAGGTTTTTTGCACCTTGCTGGGAAGAAATCTCAGAAATTCTTGCGACACTGATGATGAGGGGCTTCTTGGATCTCCAGCTATGGTTTCTCGTCCTCTGGATTTTAGGACTATTGATTTGAGATTAGCAGCTGGAGCCTATGGTGGTTCACATGAATCTTTTCTTGAAGATGTTCGAGAG TTATGGAGCCATGTACGCATGGCATTCAGGGAACAGGGTGATTTGGTTGAATTAGCCGAGACACTTTCCCAAAACTTTGAATCATTGTTTGAAAAGGAG gTGGTCACCCTTGTTAAGAAATTTGAGGGTTATGCTAAATTGGATCACATAAGTgcagaaataaagaaagaattagATGATTTTCTTGCTTCAATACACGAGGTTCCAAAAGCTCCTTGGGATGAAGGGGTCTGCAAAGTATGTGGTGTTGATAAAGATGATAACAGTGTGCTGTTATGTGATACTTGTGATGCCGAGTATCATACTTATTGCTTGAATCCTCCACTTGCAAGGATTCCTGAAGGGAACTGGTATTGTCCATCTTGTGTTGTCAGCAAACATGTGGTTCAGGAGGCATCAGGAATTTCACAGGTTATTGGGATAGTCCACTGTAAAAAGTATCAGGGAGAAATTACCCATGTTTACTTGGAGAAACTCTCACATTTATCCGttacaatgaaagaaaaagagtatTGGGAGTTTAGTGTTGATGAG AGAATCTACTTGCTAAAGTTTCTATGTGATGAGCTGCTAAACTCAGGTCTTATTCGTCAAAACCTTGAACAGTGCGCAGAAACAACAAATGAGTTGCAGCAGAAATTGCGTGCATTCTCTATGGAATGGAAAAccatgaaatcaaaagaagaattttTGGCTTCCAGAGCTGCAGATATGGATGGTAGTGCAGTTGGTGAAGTTGGTTTAAAGGAAGCCCTTGCTTCTGCAATTCCAAACCAGCCCAAGCAGGCGGGACAACAACCTGATGTGAGTGATGGACCTAGCCACTGTAGCTCCTTTGGTCATGATGTGCCAGCACTAAATGGTGGCCAAGATGGGACTAGGATTAATGGATTCGATAAATACCCTTCTGTATCAAGTTCTGGGAAAAACCATAGTTGTAACAGCCAAACTGTGAATCATACAGATACTAAAGAGCAAGTAAATGATCCCCTTGCTGTTGTGGATGGCAGTAAATTACCTTCTcgagaaaatgaaaaatcatccGGACCAAATAATTTGTCTCAAATAATTGGTGACATGGATGAAATTCAATTCCAGGGTAACCTGCAAGGATATGCTGGAAGAGGCACTTCTCTTCTGCCACCACCAGATGTAGGATTCGGCACCGCATTAGAAGAGAACAGTCGCGTGAGTCAGCATGTGCCTCCTGTTGCTATCAATGAATCAGAAGGCTTCAATCTTGAGTTGAGTGCCGTTAAGAATGATCTTCTTCATCTGCAGAACTCAATTAGCAGGATACAATCACAACTTTTGAAACTATCTGTGCGGAGGGAGTTCTTGGGTTCCGATTCCAGAGGTCGCTTGTACTGGGCTTCAACTGGACGAGGTAGTGATCAACGAGTTATTGTTGATGGAAGTTTGACATTGCAGCAAAGGAATTCAGATCAGTTTGGCACTCGTTTAAATCTGGAAGAGCAAAAAACTTTCTTTCCATTCCAATGTACTTCAAATAATGTTCTGGCTATGTGCTCGCCATGTGTTTCTTATGAAACTGAGGAGGAAATTGAACAACTCATTAGTTGGTTGAAGGATGATGTACAAAAGGAACGAGAGCTGAAAGAGTCCATTTCACAGTGTCTGAAGCAAAGATTTCAAGAGACTCGACAAGCTAGAGACTTGGTTCAAGAAGAGCATCAAGCTTTGTCAGTGATcacaaacaacaacaacactgCATTTGCTAATTATCTTGTTACCAAGGCTGCGATGTTTCTGGAGAAGAAGTATGGTCCCTTGGTGGAGTTACACACCAGTGACAAGCTGGTCAAAAGGGCAAGAGTGACTGGCGAGGGGAAAATGTACCGTTGTGATTGCTTAGAGCCCATTTTACCTTCCAGACACCACTGCCTCTCTTGCCACCGAACTTTCTCTGATGATATTGAATTCAATGAGCATAATGGCGGTAGGTGCAATTTAATTACACCAGCCAATGCAAAGAGTGAATATATCAGTGGTTTTGTAAAAGTAAAGGGGAATATGAAATCCCAGACCACCCAAAAGGTACCTATCAGTGAAATGGACGTGGTTGAAACTTCTAGAAGTGGTTCCTCTGGGCTTGGGTCGAGGttaattaaatctcaaaatGAAGGGATATGCCCCTATGACTTCAGTGAAATCAGTTCCAAGTTTGTGACAGAAGATTCCAACAAGGAATTGGTACATAAAATAGGTCTTATTGGTTCAAATGGGGTTCCTTCATTTATCACATCTCTTTCATCTGATCTCAATCATTCCATGTCAATGCTGATTTGTCATGGAGAAAATAATGGTGTTGTTGGTGATGAGTTGAGTATTGATGGAAGGATGGTtgtttcaaaaggaaaaaagagcgAAAGCAGTGCAGCCcttgataatatttatgataattcTTCATGGAAATCTGTTGCAAATGAAATTAGCAAAGTATCAAAAACCGAGAAGCCGCCTCCAGGACATGTGGaacatagaaaaaagaaatcttctTCAAATAAACATTTTCCTGAAATAGGGGCTGGTTTCTGCTGTGTAGTTCCTCGGTCATCCTTGAGGCCCTTAGCTGGAAACGTTTTGCATATTTTAAGGCGACTAAAGATCAATTTGCTTGATATGGAAGCGGCCCTTCCTGAAGAAGCACTTAAACCCTCAAAAGTGCATTTGGATAGAAGATTGGCTTGGCGTGTGTATGTTAAATCTGCAGGATCAATCTATGAG ATGATCCAAGCAACAATTATATTGGAGGAGATGATTAAGACAGATTATTTGCGGAATGAGTGGTGGTACTGGTCATCGTTTTCTGCTGCTGCCAAGACTTCGACAATTGCTTCCCTAGCTCTACGAATATATTCCCTTGATGCTGTGATTGTGTACGAGAAGGCCACGCCGAACTTAGATTCAACCAACAGTTTGAAGCCTGTGGGTATGCTGGATAAGAAGCCATTGCCTGGTTTGGATCTAACAGACAAAAGCAAAGTAAGCAGGAAGTCtaacaagaaaaggaaggaaCCAGAATGA